The DNA sequence acactaaaatcagctGTTAAAATgcatttgtattttaatatgtattttatattgatgGCTCAAAGTTAGATCATACAAACATGAAATAATTTTTGGTTGTCCACAGTTTTTCCGACAAACTAAGGACTAATCTGTTATGGATCGGAGCTCTATTTAAGGATTTGGCGCTGATTAATGGATTACTGCATATACAAAGTGAGATTTAAACCTCCAATACTTGCTTAAATAGACTAATAAGAGTTAACCACTAAACCAACCTAAATTAGTTAACATAAAACAATTTTACTATGAAAAATGCTAATATAGAACAATATTATATATAGCTTgatttagtaaatttttttaagaaaatgtttgtaatttttaaaagtttaaacacatcattttatatttaataaataaaaaaatattatatacttaTGTGCGTACGTGCAgttgttaaaaattaaaagtgcaTTTTTAAAACACTTAAAAAATACttttccaaaattaatttgtccttataaataaaaaagtttaataatatattaataaatatttaaagttatatttatatttatttgtatatattagaatatttttaaatttaaaaattattttaccaaATAATTGTCttgtatttattatattaaaagttatttttagtttaatttactAAATATAGATATAATAGACTTTTGaaacttatcttttaaaaagtaaatttcaataaattattattgaaaaaaaaaagttttactAAGCTAGCTTTATATCTATATCCAACCTATTTCTTTTTAGGATTAAGTAAGATTAACCCAAGATTTGTCCGTTAAATTAAAGAAgctattttatttataataatatagaaAATTCGAAGAAGACAGTggcatacatatatattttaatatataaataataatagtaaatatAAAACTGGATTATAATAAAAAACTGGATTCATAAAAAACTGGattcatatatattatataataatagtaaaacCGTTGTTTGGTAGAAGGAAGATGAACTGTTTCACTAATCACTAAAACATTAGTTGGAGATTTGCTTTGAATGAGAACTATGATTTTGATTACTGCCATGaaagaatcaattttttaatatgGAAAAGGAAATAATGCCAAAGTTTCTGATTGATGAGAAAATAATATCCAGATGATATACCATGATATGAATTATTAAGACGACAATGACTTTTACACCAATTATTGACAGAATGTATATATGCAGAACAAAAATACACGAATGGCCGGTAGAAACTagtatatttaatttgtatatattttatttaatataataattaattatcaaaatatttttttaaaatattatttgtaactaaaattaactactaatataaaatatatattaaaatataaaatatacattaaaataaattaaataatatatatatttatacataatatattgtggctaattttagtgtatatttaatatggttgattttttttaaagtagaataatcaaattttatGTAGTAGTTGATAATGATTTCACAACAAAgtaataattaaacttttttcgaatacaaaaaattaactactacttatatctattattatattttttgtacttttatttgtatttatattataaatatatgtgaataaatttaaattatattatttataaagtTTAATTATAACTGTGAATAATATTTGATGATTATGTAATTTCATACAAGTGATATGGCTCATTGAGATTAGACTTTTTTGGTATAAAAATAATGTTAGTTATTCTACAAGAAAgtataattaagtaattaatttttaattagttaagtttaaatttaattttataatataagaTTTGACATAAAGAGTTTATGATTTATAACTTAGGATCTTTCtataatttaagataaataaaataatttaaaaaagttaactaatattaattaaaaaaaattgattctttaccattactcttattttatatttctatataTACAAGTGTTTATAAATTATGAAAGTACAATGAGTCAATGAGAAAACACTTTTGTTATTATGTATTTTGTTCATTGGTCGGCTCCTGAACAGGTCGGGTGGACAAAAGATGCAAAGGTGGATAGATGAGGGTGTCAGTCCTGGGTGCGCTGATCGAGGGTCTGCCGAGCTGGCGAGCACTTGAGTTGGTGAACGGACGAGGAGGGGGgggccacctgcaaagacactccgacgctcaagtcagaaatCGTACAAGCAGGGGGAGTGGTGTAGAAAGTGACGTACCccgggggaagagccaatcttccccttatatacatgtcagtagtgggccccaGGACGAGGACAGGCCCATATTTCCGAGGACGTTGTCCTGCAGCCGCGTGTGagccgtacaggacgcgtgtccgggtcggttgggGGGCACGTGACCGGGTCGGGTAGAGATCGGGTCGGGCCGACCCGTGCGATTtttgggccaggccgtaacagtgcccccacgcgccaatggTAGTCGTAGGAGCTACCAATGGCGTGTCATCTCGCATTTCGTCTGGTCGGCTGCTCGCGGGAGGGATGTGCCTCTAACGCGCGTCTCTTGGTTGCTCAAAGCAACCGTTTTCATCGCCTCGTTTCCTGCGTCGAGCATTAAGTGCTCATAATGGGGTAAAAAACCCCGTTTGGAAAGACCATTTTGCCCCCAGGCGTTTCGCGCTCTGGAGGCAGTTTTTAAACGAGCGGTTCTTGGTATTTCTGCACTTTTTTCGTACTCTCTATTCTCCCTTCTTTCTCCTTGCTACAAGGCTTTGCTGTGGTGCCTCCGTTCGTGTTTCTTGCATTTTCCCAGATTCAACTTCATCTTCCTTTCATCAATCTAGGTAACTTTCGAATCATCCCCTTTTTATGCATTATTTCTGTATGCTTGTTGTTTGGTTCTTCGATGTCACTGTGTAGCTTCTTAGTTGCGAGTAGACGTGTTAGGGGAAAAAGTACCATTCCAGGGTAGTAGGTTTTTCTCGCTCTTTTAGCCGTTTAGTCATGTTTGGCCTTAGTCGGGGAGTCGTGAGGGTAGTGTGTGTGTGTTCGGTTTGAGCAACCGGTCTCTTAGACTAACTGGATGGTAcccccatgtaggtatggctcgcacggTCTCCCGGGCATCCGTCAACCCCGCGGCGTACGACCAATACGCTTGGGTCGTGTCTGACGTAAGGGATTCCCCTAACCAAATGGGtgaggaggagctcaccgagttccgacaagccgGATATCTGTGCGGCGGGACTGACGAGGAGGCCAACTATGACGTCTTCGTCCCGGCTCCTCACGAGCGTCTGTATGAAATCAACTTCCAACCCCGCCAGGTcgccgactggatttggttctatAAAGCCATGTTCACCCAAGTCGGGGTCCGCATTCCGTTCTCCGCCTTTCAGATGGCGCTCTTAAACCGAATCTCCGTGTCGccgtcgcagttgcatccgaacagttgggcttctatccgctgtttcgagatggtctgtgaatatctcgaactgccggtgtccgtggatgtttttctctttttcttcaaccTCACAAACCCTTCCAAGGAGGGAAAACATAGAAaggggttcatgtccttccgggCTGCTCAGGGTCGGAAGATTTTCGGCTTGTTCGAAGATTCTTACCATGGGTTTAAGGACAAGTATTTTAAGGTCCGCCCGGCCAAAGGTCGTCATCCCTTTTGGTTGTCTCTGGAGGGGGTACGGCTCATCCCGACTTATTGGAGCTTCGGGGCGGGAGCCAATAGTTTTATTAAGGTAATTTATAAGAACATGTCGGCAGTAGATCAGCAGATTGCCGAGGTGTTAAACGCAGTTTTTGGGAAGAACCCGGTAAACCCCCATCTCCTTATGGGTGACCGGGAGTCCGGCcgtaattatatttgtgagaTGCTCTTCACTTTCCCctttatcttttttcttttgctggtGTTATGTGACGACTAAACGACCTCTTTTGTTttcctgtagtggatatgtctGCGTCGGTGACTGGTCTTCCCGACCTGTTTCAGACTTTCCTTGCCGGTGGTGATGACGAGGAGGGTGACGAGCAGCCTACCCCCGAGGGACCTGATGCTCCTCCGGAGGGCCAGGGTGCTCCCGAGCTGAGGGCCGCAACCGACGGGATCGGAACCTCGGCTCAGGGCGCCACGGCAGAAGGTGGCAAGGCGGTCCACGTTTCCCCTATCCGTGAGGTGACCGGGATTGGGGGTTCGGTGCCCACTccggatgatgaggaggaggtgGTAGAAGTCTCCGGCctgaagagaaagaggaagaaagtcTCTACGGCGTCGTCAAGCCCTGAAGGGGTCCTCACCGTCATGGAGAGGAACTTTGATGCGAGCAACTTCATAGATACCCAATTGATCCCTGGCACTGAGGAGTACTTCCACGAGTCATCCCTTGCCGggcaggcgaggtggatgtaccgaACACTCCTGCGGGGCGCCGTGATAGCCCGGAAGGCCGAGTTTGAGCTGTCCGGGATGGAGTCCCTCCGCAGGAGGTTGGAGGCCAGTGGGAAGGCCAATAATGAGTTGAAGAGTGAAGTTGAAACTCTTCGGGAGCAGCTGACTCAGTCTTCAGAGAAATTAGATGCCGCCGAGAAGAAGGTCACTGCTGCCGAGCAGAAAGCCACTGCCGCCGAACAGAAGGCTACAACCGCTgagaaaaagcagaaagaatCGGAAGCGACGGTTGAACGGTTGGTTGAGCGTGAGATGGCATTGGAGAAACAGGTTGGCGAGGCGCAGAAGCGTACGGCCGAAGTCGAGAAGGAGAAGCAGGCCGTGGAGGCCGAACTGGCAACATGGAAGGCCAAGTACAAAGATGTCGTCAAACAGGGCAAAGGCGCGATTTTGGGTACCGAGGAAGCCCTGAAGGCTCAAATAAAGATTGTTGCCCCTGAGTTCGACACGTCGGCAATTGGCGTTTTTAAGATTATCAAGGATGGCCAGGTCGTTGACGTTCCGAAGAAATGAACTCTTTGTTTCATTGTTTTTGCTTAGCCGTTTTGTTTTGGCTTGTATACAGTTGTTTTTAGCCGTTTTGGCTTGCGAATAGTTTAATCTTAGCCGTTTTGAGTTTGGCTTGTGAACAATGACTTGCTCGTGTTGTCGCGATGAAGTTTTTCCTATTTGTCCGATTATGTTATCGTTTTTGGTAACCGTTTTTGGTTTATAGTTGTTTATATCGGCGGCCCGTGGGCTTTCGTGTAGTCGTTCGTTACAACGGTAGTTGACGacctcccggggtgatcagtcccgggtcAGGTGTCGTTGCTAGTCACGACAAGATGATTTATCTGAAAAAATGGAGGTGAAATAGAATGGAGAATTTGTACAAGTGTATCATATTCGGCATCCACATAAAAGACTTGAAAGTTACTATGAAGTTCAAATGACAAATTAACTACTTAGCTAGATTAGTCGGCAGGTCGCTCCGTCCtctaggagtagaatcttctAAGGTTGTCCGCATTCCAAGTTCTCGGGACTTCCTTGCCGTCGAGCCTTTCTAACTTAAAGGCCCCCTTTCCCATCACTTTCTTGATTCTATATGGGCCTTCCCAGTTGGCCGCTAGCTTGCCTTCTCCTGGGGTCGGCAGGCCGATATCATTTCGCCTCAGGACGAGGTCGTTTGCCCCGAATTCCCTCTTGAGCACTTTAGTGTTGTAGCGGAGTGCCACTCTTTGTTTTAGCGCCGTTTCTGTCAAGTGGGCCATTTCTCGGGCTTCCTCTATCAGGTCCTTTTCTACAGTTTTCTCTACTCCCTTCAAAAGCAATCGCGGGCTTGGTtcaccgatctccacgggtatTACTGCATCCACCCCGTACGTTAGTCGGAAAGGGGTTTCCTTGGTGGAGGATTGCTCGGTTGTTCGATAAGACCAGAGGACCGATGCTagctcgtcggcccaagcaccctttttgttgtccaacctcttctttagcCCTGAGAGGATAACCTTGTTGGCGGACTCCACTTGTCCGTTCGTCCGAGGGTGTTCTACCGAAGAGAACCTTTGCCTTATACCCAGGCCGTTGAGAAATTctgtgaactttttgtcagTAAATTGTGTgccgttgtccgagatgacgactTCTGGAATCCCGAACCGtgttatcacctgcctccacatgaattttctgcaattggctgaggatatgctagccaatggttcggcttctatccatttggtaTAGTAATCAATTGCCACTATGAGATATTTGACCTGCCCAGGGCCGACAGGGAAGGGCCCTAAGAGGTCGATTCCCCATTGAGCGAATGGCCGGGAGGTCGTCAGCAAGCTCAACTCGTTTGCCGGTGCCTtggcaaagttggcgttctgtTGGCACTTTATGCACTTTTTGACAAACTCTTTGGAATCTGCCATCATCGACGGCCAGTAGTACCCAGCTCGGATCAACTTCCTTGCTAGGGCTTTTCCTCCGATGTGGTGCCCACAGCAGCCCTCGtggacttccctgaggacgtaGTCCGTTTGGTCGGGGTGTAGGCACTTCAGTAGGGGCTGGCTGAGCCCTTTTCTGAACAGCTGTCCTTGAATGACGGCGTATTTGGCCGCTTCTCTCCTTAATTTCACCGCATCCTTTTCGTTACCAGGGACTTGGCCGTGTTCTAGGTAGTTGGTGATGGCGTCTAGCCATGAAGGACTTAGGGTTGTTATGTGTAGTGCAATTGCAGGTTCCCTTGTcatgccttggatgagagaccggTTTCCCTCCCCTGGCTtcgtgctggctaattttgataGGAGGTCTGCTCGTGTGTTTCTTTCTCTGGGTACATGCTGGACCGTGACCTCGTCGAActtttggctcaagcttttgaccttttccaagtacttctgcAACAAGGGGTCCTTGGCTTGATAGCTGCCGTTTACTTGGGAAGTGACGACTTGGGAATCGCTGCATACTTCCAGCCTTTTTGCGCCGACCTCTGTTGCTAGGGTCAAGCCTCCtatgagggcttcgtattctgcttggttgttcgagatgGGGAACTCGAGTCTGACGGATTGTTCGTATACGACCCCGTTTGGACTTTCTAGGATGATCCCGGCTCCTCCGAaggtctggttggaggctccgtccacatggagcttccaccgtgtaccCATGTCTTCGCCTGGGTCTCCTATTACTTCAACCAAAAAATCCGCCATCGCCtgcgccttgatggcttgccggggttcataccgtatgtcatattgagagagttcgatggaccaagtcatcattcttcccgccaGGTCGGGTTTTTGGAGAACTTGTCGGATCCCTTGGTCCGTTCTGACGACCACTTGGTGACTCTGGAAGTACTGTTTTAACCTTCTCGAGGAAGTTAGGAGTgctaaggctagcttttccaacttgctaTATCTTAACTCTGCTCCTTGTAGGGCCCTGCTTATGAAGTAGACTGGTTGTTGGGTCCTCCCGTCCTCCCGCACTAGTACTGCGGCCAGGGCTTCGCTTGTTATAGCGAGGTATAGGTACAGTGGTTCCCCGTCCCTTGGCTTCCCGAGAACGGGAGGTGCCGCtaggatttccttgaagtgttGAAAAGCTTCTTCGCACGCGGGTGTCCACTCAAACGCCATCCCCTTCTTCATGAGGTTGAAGAATGGCAGGGCCTTTGTCGCCGAGGCCCCGAGAAACCGGGAAAGCGATGTCAATCGCCCTGCCAACCTCTGGACGTCCTTGACACAGCCCGGGCTCTTCATCTGAAGTATTGCctggcatttctccgggttggcttctacccctctctgGGTTATCATAAATCCTAGGAACTTGccggcttccatggcgaaggcgcacttgaggGGGTTCAGCCTCATACCATGTTGACGGAGGGACGCAAACACACTTGCCAGGTCGTTTAGGAGGTCGTCAGGTCGTGTCGTTTTTGCcaggatgtcgtccacgtaaACTTCGACCGTTTTCCCTATGAGGTCGCGGAATAtcctgttcatcagcctttgatatgtcgcccctgcatttttcaagccaaacggcattaccttgtagcagaaagttcctcctggcgttatgaacgccgttttgtcttcgtctggtcggtgcatcggtatctgattgtaaccggagtaggcgtccatgaaactcAGATACCGGTACCCCGCCGCAGCGTCGACGAGTGCATCTATGTTGGGGAGAGGGAAGcaatctttggggcatgctttgttaaggtcagagtagtccacgcacattctccatctGCCATTGTGTTTTTTCACCAATACCACATTTGAGAGCCACGTCGAGTAGTCCACTTCTCGTATGaagcctgcttctaggaggccgGCCGTTTGCTTGGCTACCTCCTCTGCTCTCTCCGCCGACATCTTTCTTCTTCGTTGAGCCACTGGGCGTGCTTCCGGCTTGACAGCTAGGTGGTGTGAAATGATTTGTGGATcaatgcccggcatgtcggctggcGTCCATGCGAACAGGTCCTTGTTGGCCCTTATCATTTCAATTAAAGGCTCCTTCAACTCATGCGGGAGGTTCTTGTTAACGAATGTGAATCTTTTCCCTTCGTCACCGATGCTAAATTTCTCCAGGTCTCCTTCTGGTTCCGGCCTCGGGTTGTCCTCTACTCTGGCATCGAGGTCGGCTAGGAATACGCCGGATGCTTCCTTGGACTTCTTTCTGAGGGAAAGGCTGGCGTTGTCGCAGGCGACCGCCGTCTCGAGGTCTCCTCTTATGGTCCCTATGGATCCATCATCGGTGACGAACTTCATAACTAGTAGCTTGGTGTTGATTATGGCCTCAAAATCATTGATTGTCTTCCTTCCCAAGATGATATTGTAGGCTGTGGAGTCTCGGAGGATCACGAATTCGGCCATCGCCGACCTTCGGCCTTGCATCTGTCCTACCGAGGTCGGTAGGGAAATGACTCCGTCtggtttgatgaagtggtcgcctaATCCGATAACCCCGTGCTGGTGGGTCGTCAGGTCGGCATCCTTCAGCCCCAGTGCGTCGAACACGTTtcggaacatgatgtttgagtCGGCCCCAGTGTCGACAAGGATccgtttgacgaggccggttcctactctggccgtgatgaccatgggaggGTTTTCCGGGGCGTCGCTGAACCATTGATCTTCTGGGCCGAAAGAAATGGACGGGGGTTTTTTGGTACTCTGCCCTGGTGAAGATGAGATCGCCAGTATCTTGGCGTCTTTCTTGTGTGCCGACCGGGATTTTGGTGCAGTGTTCTTTGCCGTTACCACGTTTATCACCGTGAGGCCGTGGTCTCTGTCTTCAGGCTCTTGTCGCCGCTTGACCGGGCGTGTCTTGCCTTCCTCGTCCTGGTCGCGATAACGCCTTCTCGGCTCCCTGATGAGATGGGAGAacgctgccagctttccttcccttatcGCTTGTTCTAATGCATCCTTCAAGTCGAAACAGTCCTGCGTTTGGTGGCCATATCCCTTATGGTAATCACAATAAAGGTTCTTGTTTCCGCCTGTGCGGTCCTTGA is a window from the Arachis stenosperma cultivar V10309 chromosome 3, arast.V10309.gnm1.PFL2, whole genome shotgun sequence genome containing:
- the LOC130965470 gene encoding uncharacterized protein LOC130965470, with the protein product MADFLVEVIGDPGEDMGTRWKLHVDGASNQTFGGAGIILESPNGVVYEQSVRLEFPISNNQAEYEALIGGLTLATEVGAKRLEVCSDSQVVTSQVNGSYQAKDPLLQKYLEKVKSLSQKFDEVTVQHVPRERNTRADLLSKLASTKPGEGNRSLIQGMTREPAIALHITTLSPSWLDAITNYLEHGQVPGNEKDAVKLRREAAKYAVIQGQLFRKGLSQPLLKCLHPDQTDYVLREVHEGCCGHHIGGKALARKLIRAGYYWPSMMADSKEFVKKCIKCQQNANFAKAPANELSLLTTSRPFAQWGIDLLGPFPVGPGQVITRFGIPEVVISDNGTQFTDKKFTEFLNGLGIRQRFSSVEHPRTNGQVESANKVILSGLKKRLDNKKGAWADELASVLWSYRTTEQSSTKETPFRLTYGVDAVIPVEIGEPSPRLLLKGVEKTVEKDLIEEAREMAHLTETALKQRVALRYNTKVLKREFGANDLVLRRNDIGLPTPGEGKLAANWEGPYRIKKVMGKGAFKLERLDGKEVPRTWNADNLRRFYS